Proteins from a genomic interval of Nasonia vitripennis strain AsymCx chromosome 3, Nvit_psr_1.1, whole genome shotgun sequence:
- the LOC100118209 gene encoding uncharacterized protein LOC100118209 isoform X5, whose amino-acid sequence MNEDQLLGWLLHQKKHSEIPEVTDEMMEKLIETTPYLAVLFYDKDDKQDIRILNELENIDDELEKEGIVIIRIDNDAEAKEYGIDHLPTLVYFEDKIPALYEGDLLNEDEVLKWLIEQKNTATIEEVTDEILKDLIDEHEYVVVYFSGNCEDGDECETVLKELENIDDELDETGIVFVTTEDTGLAKKHGIKNLPTLAFFRNKEPLIYKGDIEDEDEVLSWLTDENTLEIPGKIEEVNARMLENILDENDYVVVFFYKEGDKKSQKILQELENIDEECEEKDIDFVKISDEGIEKEYDLPSLPALAFYRHKFRQVYTGDMMHEEQILDWVLDLRTSTPDVIESVDRKTLQVLINDVEHLAVFFYDDDCESCKEILEELETIDDDTDKHGIQFVKSKDAKLAAEIGIFSFPALVYYETGVPIMYDGNLLDEAEVLDWMVRQKNDASIEEIDRDTLAKYIETKEFLGVVFYKDEEPESPRILRHIELIDDEASEYGIKIVKMSDRLMAKKYGFRNPPGITYFRKGKYINYDGDIDDEEEILDWLTNPENMELNDHIERVNRKMFQKIRQNSDYVAVFFYSNDCKQCSRVLSEIEHIDDEADGAGINFVKIDDKQLAKEYGVFALPGILFFKLGSKEPVIYAGDLYDEQQILQWLMTQKDPSGEMIEEKEGEDLLNMIRESESLAVYFYSDDCEHCAGILEELENIDDDCDRHGITFVKTEDFKVAEDYGVTDFPVLVYYENQIPNVFEGNLAEEEEVLQWLITQKTEDRIELITRTMLESFVEDTQYLAVYFYKQNCFICDEILEGLEKVDDECDVFGIHMVKIQDPQLAKRYSIKTFPALVYFRNGNPLLFEGDLQNEESVLEWLIDDDNRELADEIESVNGRMLERLLEESPFLAVFFYDEDCPECEEIMEALEKIDGEADLFGIDFVKVSAPEAAEKYGILNVPSLVYFRKKTALIYDGDLTQEDKILQWLTSQDVFEIKNEIEEVNKKMLDKLLDENEFLAVFFYEHGARESEEVNERLENIDGETDNLDITFVKMADPRYARKWGVTKLPAIVYFRKRFPSIYRGDLRKEEDVLEWLRKNRFRQPELNIYMYMLIAVAILFAMYTGFLLSCFRTEPAPPAPHPKQA is encoded by the exons ATGAACGAAGATCAACTGCTGGGCTGGCTCCTGCACCAGAAGAAACACAGTGAGATTCCCGAGGTCACCGACGAGATGATGGAAAAACTCATCGAGACCACCCCGTATCTCGCAGTTCTGTTCT ACGACAAAGACGACAAGCAGGACATTCGAATTCTGAATGAACTGGAGAACATCGACGACGAGCTGGAAAAGGAGGGTATCGTCATCATCCGCATAGACAACGACGCTGAAGCCAAGGAGTACGGAATCGATCATCTGCCGACTCTGGTCTACTTCGAGGACAAGATCCCAGCGCTCTACGAAGGCGATCTTCTCAACGAGGACGAGGTTCTCAAGTGGCTCATCGAGCAGAAGAACACCGCTACCATCGAGGAAGTCACCGATGAAATTCTCAAGGACCTCATCGACGAGCACGAATACGTCGTTGTCTACTTCA GCGGAAACTGCGAAGACGGCGACGAGTGCGAGACGGTGCTCAAGGAGTTGGAAAACATCGACGATGAACTTGACGAGACCGGCATTGTCTTCGTTACGACCGAAGACACTGGCCTAGCCAAGAAACACGGAATCAAAAACCTGCCAACTTTGGCTTTCTTCCGTAACAAAGAGCCGCTCATTTACAAGGGCGATATCGAAGACGAAGACGAAGTGCTCTCCTGGCTCACCGATGAGAACACTCTCGAGATCCCCGGCAAAATCGAGGAGGTCAACGCCAGGATGTTGGAGAACATTCTCGATGAGAACGACTacgtcgtcgtcttcttct ACAAAGAAGGAGACAAGAAGAGCCAGAAGATTCTCCAAGAGCTGGAGAACATCGACGAGGAGTGCGAAGAGAAAGACATCGACTTCGTGAAAATCTCGGACGAGGGAATCGAAAAGGAATACGATCTGCCAAGTCTGCCAGCTTTGGCCTTCTACCGACACAAGTTCCGCCAAGTTTACACGGGCGACATGATGCACGAAGAGCAGATTCTCGACTGGGTTCTTGACCTGCGCACATCGACACCGGACGTCATCGAAAGCGTCGACAGAAAGACTCTACAGGTCCTCATCAATGATGTCGAACATCTAGCTGTATTCTTCT ACGACGATGACTGTGAATCATGCAAGGAGATCCTGGAAGAGCTTGAAACCATCGACGACGACACCGACAAACATGGCATCCAGTTTGTCAAGTCAAAGGATGCGAAACTCGCTGCTGAGATCGGAATCTTCTCCTTCCCAGCGCTCGTTTACTACGAAACCGGTGTGCCCATCATGTACGACG GTAATCTTCTCGACGAAGCCGAAGTCTTGGACTGGATGGTGAGGCAGAAAAATGACGCGAGTATCGAAGAGATCGACCGAGATACCCTCGCCAAGTACATCGAAACTAAGGAATTTCTCGGCGTCGTTTTTT ACAAGGATGAGGAGCCCGAGAGTCCTCGGATCCTGCGGCACATCGAGCTGATCGACGACGAGGCCTCGGAGTACGGGATAAAGATCGTGAAGATGAGCGACCGTCTGATGGCGAAGAAGTACGGCTTCCGCAACCCTCCGGGCATCACCTACTTCCGCAAAGGTAAGTACATCAACTACGACGGCGAcatcgacgacgaggaggagatcCTCGACTGGCTGACCAACCCCGAGAACATGGAGCTGAACGACCACATCGAGAGGGTCAACCGCAAGATGTTCCAGAAGATCCGACAGAACTCGGACTACGTGGCCGTCTTCTTCT ACAGCAACGACTGCAAGCAGTGCAGCCGGGTGTTGAGCGAGATCGAGCACATCGACGACGAGGCCGACGGCGCCGGGATCAACTTCGTCAAGATCGACGACAAGCAGCTGGCCAAGGAGTACGGCGTGTTCGCGCTGCCCGGTATCCTCTTCTTCAAGCTCGGCTCTAAGGAACCGGTCATCTACGCAG GTGACCTGTACGACGAGCAGCAGATCCTCCAGTGGCTGATGACCCAGAAGGATCCGTCCGGCGAGATGATCGAGGAGAAGGAGGGAGAGGACCTGCTCAACATGATACGCGAATCCGAATCCCTTGCCGTGTACTTCT aTAGCGATGATTGCGAGCATTGCGCTGGTATTCTCGAGGAGCTGGAGAACATCGACGACGACTGCGACAGACACGGCATCACCTTCGTAAAGACCGAA gatTTCAAAGTCGCGGAAGACTACGGAGTGACGGACTTCCCGGTGCTGGTGTACTACGAGAATCAGATACCGAACGTCTTCGAGGGCAACCtcgcggaggaggaggaggtgctCCAGTGGCTGATAACGCAGAAGACGGAGGATCGCATCGAGTTGATAACTCGCACCATGCTCGAGTCCTTCGTCGAGGACACGCAGTATCTGGCCGTCTACTTCT ACAAGCAGAACTGCTTCATCTGCGACGAGATCCTCGAGGGCCTGGAGAAGGTCGACGACGAGTGCGACGTCTTCGGGATCCACATGGTCAAGATACAGGATCCCCAGCTGGCCAAGCGATACTCCATCAAGACCTTCCCGGCCCTGGTCTACTTCAGGAACGGCAATCCGCTGCTGTTCGAGGGCGACCTTCAGAACGAGGAGTCGGTGCTCGAGTGGCTGATAGACGACGACAACCGCGAGCTGGCCGACGAGATCGAGTCGGTGAACGGGCGGATGCTGGAGAGGCTGCTCGAGGAGTCGCCCTTCCTCGCGGTCTTCTTCT ACGACGAGGACTGCCCCGAGTGCGAGGAGATCATGGAGGCCCTGGAGAAGATCGACGGGGAGGCCGATCTCTTCGGGATCGACTTCGTCAAGGTGTCGGCCCCCGAGGCCGCCGAGAAGTACGGCATCCTCAACGTGCCCTCGCTCGTCTACTTCCGCAAGAAGACGGCCCTGATCTACGACGGAGACCTCACCCAGGAGGACAAGATCCTCCAGTGGCTCACCTCCCAGGACGTCTTCGAGATCAAGAACGAGATCGAGGAGGTGAACAAGAAGATGCTCGACAAGCTGCTCGACGAGAACGAGTTCCTCGCCGTGTTCTTCT ACGAGCACGGCGCGAGGGAGAGCGAGGAGGTGAACGAGAGGCTGGAGAACATCGACGGCGAGACCGACAACCTGGACATCACCTTCGTCAAGATGGCCGATCCGCGCTACGCGAGGAAGTGGGGCGTGACCAAGCTGCCCGCGATAGTCTACTTCCGCAAGCGGTTCCCCAGCATATACAGAG GCGACCTGAGGAAGGAGGAGGACGTGCTCGAGTGGCTGCGCAAGAACCGCTTCCGACAGCCCGAGCTCAACATCTACATGTACATGCTGATAGCCGTGGCGATACTCTTCGCCATGTACACGGGCTTCCTGCTCTCGTGCTTCCGCACGGAACCAGCTCCGCCGGCTCCTCATCCCAAACAAGCGTGA
- the LOC116738533 gene encoding uncharacterized protein DDB_G0284459-like, giving the protein MGAKSAKPTIPSYEPYQCCPSKVTRSTKVAKVSPVAGKPKLQHKTSSSSSSSSSSSTSKRPKITPTISTPPPSLKPINKLSAKDSRKTLQSASVRTSTATTSEKAKKEQAKAKKSKGFFGSVVAGLPNFMKI; this is encoded by the exons ATGGGTGCTAAAAGCGCGAAACCCACGATTCCCTCGTATGAGCCGTACCAGTGCTGTCCGTCGAAGGTGACGCGCAGCACGAAGGTGGCCAAGGTCAGTCCCGTGGCCGGCAAACCCAAGCTGCAGCACaagaccagcagcagcagcagcagcagcagcagcagcagtaccagCAAGAGGCCGAAAATCACGCCGACCATCAGCACACCGCCGCCGTCCCTCAAGCCCATAAACAAGCTCTCGGCCAAGGACAGCCGTAAGACCCTGCAGTCGGCGTCGGTAAGAACGtcgacggcgacgacgtcGGAGAAAGCGAAAAAAGAGCAGGCCAAGGCCAAGAAGTCGAAGGGATTTTTCGGAAGCG TGGTTGCCGGCCTACCCAACTTCATGAAGATATAA